The following nucleotide sequence is from Cucumis melo cultivar AY chromosome 1, USDA_Cmelo_AY_1.0, whole genome shotgun sequence.
TtcgtttgtttgttttttgagCGAAGAGTTTGCAGAAGTGTCAGATGAAGTTGCTGAGAAGCTTGGATTTGAGAAGGTCTCTGAGGAATTTATTGGTGAGTGCAAATCAAAAGCGGTGCTTTTTAGACACAAGAAGACTGGTGCGGAGGTGATGTCTGTGTCGAATGATGATGAGAACAAGGTCTTTGGGATCGTATTCCGTACACCACCGTAAGTTAGACTTTGAGTTTTGACTTTTCTGTTTGGTTAACTGCTCGTAATAGAAAAGAGGAGCTATACGAAAGAAGATGTAGTGCCATTCATAGTCGTTTCCATTCTATCTCAATTTATAACCTTTCCACAGGAGTGATTCTACTGGAATTCCACACATATTAGAACACAGTGTGCTGTGTGGATCAAGGAAGTACCCAGTGAAGGAGCCTTTTGTTGAATTATTGAAAGGAAGCTTACACACATTCTTAAATGCATTTACATATCCTGATAGGACATGCTACCCAGTTGCTTCAACAAATACAAAGGTAAGCCGCGATATGCTGAGTCACAAAGAAGATTGTAGTGACTGAGATGTGAAAACTGTTCAGTTTTCAGTGAACTGAAAATTACTTTGTTTTCATTTCCAGGATTTTTATAATCTTGTTGATGTATACTTGGATGCCGTCTTCTTTCCTAAGTGTGTGGAGGACTTTAAGACATTTCAACAAGAGGGTTGGCATTATGAACTAAACGACCCATCAGAAGACATATCTTATAAAGGTAATTTCTATTGCATATACTCATCATGGTGCAGTATTCTCTCAACTTCCATGGGAGAAATGTTGGATTCTTGTTTCTTCACTAAAGCTTTCCTCCATGCTAGGGGTGGTATTCAATGAAATGAAAGGTGTTTATTCGCAGCCAGACAATATTCTAGGACGAGTTACTCAGCAGGCAAGAACCCTTTTGTTGTTTATCTCCCTCTGGTTTTCTTCTCCCCATCCTAAATTCTGAAACCTTTGATAATGTTATGCGTGTGTCTTTCTTTATGATTAGAATATTTCAAGTTTTTATTTAGTAGCATTAATTACCTATGTAAATACTTCATGACCTGCTAATAAGTAACGATCGGAAACTTTACATAGCTTAGAAACTTTACATCACAATCAGAAATTATGGACTTAGGTATTCCGTGCGAACGTACAATTTCTCTAAAGAATATATTAGCTACGTAAACGGCATCCGAAGTTTTCGTACAGGGTAAAAGTGAGATGTTTTGCTAAAATGGTCAATACAACAAGTACAAAATCATACTCTCTTTGAGTTTTTGGAAGGCCTAGGATGAAGTCCATTGACAAATCTTCCCAAGTGAATAGGTAAAGGTGTATAAAGGCCCGTATTTTGTTGCTGTCCCTTGGCAGTTTGGCATGTAAAACTGTGCTTGACGGACTTTGAGGCCAATAATACCTTTCACTAAGTAGTTGATAGGTCTGGTCCATGCCAAAATGGCTCGCAAGGCCATTGCTTTAAGTTGTTCTTTGGTTCTTTTGATGAATAAACATCTTCAtttcttataaaaaatatttgatccctctaaacttttaattttgcaactaattggttccaaaactttatattatgtGTAATAGATCATTTACCTTTAAATTATGTGTCTAACGGGTCAAAATTTGTAATCTAACCTAAGAAGAACCATAAATTCATTTTCAATGCTTAGGAGTAGGTTGATAAAAATTTCTTGTTGTATACGTACATTGTTATTCATTGATAGAAGTTTTGCAGGCTCTTTTTCCGGACAATACATATGGAGTTGATAGTGGAGGAGACCCACGAGTTATTCCCAAGCTTACATTTGAGGAATTCAAGGTTATTTTCTTAGCATACTTTTATTCAAATTGATTACAGAAATTGCATTTTGAAAATTGTAAAATAAAAGAACTGGATATGTCATTGATAAAAGAACAAAGGAAGTACTATAGATAGGAGCTTAGAAGAACGCTTGCCAGTTAAATAAGAATCATGAAAAATTCTAATCCTGAAGTTGCAATTGCAACCACTTTTCACAATCTCTTCTGGCAAATGCTTGTCATGTGGCCTGTGAGTTGACATCTGTTGTCTTCTGCATGTCGTTTGTTGAAAGttggttatttttttaaaattatgttgGAACAGCTACCCAGTTAAAGATTTCAGTTATCTTTTGTTTGATTAACTTTATAGAGTTAAAACTCAAGGACAACTCTATTTGGTTAGTTAAGATTCCAAAAGACTGGAGTCTCTAATAAAGAGACTCATTTCCTTTCATAAAGAAAAAAGGACTGACTCTCTCGCTCTTTAACAACGTGTTTGTGTACTATATTTCCAATTGAAGTTGAACTGTAAACCTTATTTCTGCCTGCACATATTTCTTTCACTTACCCTTGGTTGATCTTAAAGATATATGTTCTTTTTTGTGTTTTCTCATTTTTCATGCCTGCAGGAATTTCACGGTAAGTTTTACCACCCAGGAAATGCAAGGATCTGGTTTTATGGAGATGATGATCCCGTAGAACGTCTGCGCATTTTGAAAGGTAAATAGtggagtatatatatattaggaaAGGCAATGAAGTTTTCTTGTCCATCATTGTTCTAATTTGTATGTCGTATGTGAACttcatatatttattattattagggaaattattgtaaatgacaaaactgctaaaaatatttaaaaaaatatagttaAATTTCAGATTCTGTCAATGCTGTCGgtgatagaatctgaaattttttgctatattttataaatattttgattcattttgctatatttaaaaatgccccttattgttattattttattattttttagtaaaaTTTCTAAACTTATACATAAGGTGTTTTCATGATTTTGGTTACTTATCATAAGTATGAATTTTCTTGACTCTGGTTATTTTTGCCTTTGAATATTTGTTCCTTTTAGTAAAACTATTTATTGCCAAAAAACATGAATATTACCTACTTTTAATGAAATTTTAGTTTCTTATTCTTTCAAAGTGAACAAACATAGGGAGTACCTACATGCTCATAGACACTCGAAACTctctttgatttgtttttttttttttttgggtgtAAACTCCTTCTAAATTATGTTGATCTTCACACTTTTTATAACATTACTTttctaataatattttaatctGTTTATTGACATAAGTTtccttccccccccccccccccccccccccccaatgtTTTAGCCTTAGTTTTGGTATTATTACAACACAGCAGAGTTGTCTCATCTCATTAATTGGAAGCAAGAATGCTTAAATAGTACAACTGTGATATACTATACAGGGTAAGATAGAGAAGGGGTAATTGAGTAATTAACTACAATGAATATAATATTCTCTAATAGATATAGTCCCTAggctttttaaaaattttatttccATATGTATCATTTGATTAAAACTTATTTGATGTTCCTGCCATGCTGGAGGAATAAAGTAGGTCAAATGTGCTACCTTCTTTCTGTGTATGTGACATGGCATGATATTTTATTTCAACAGTGTAAAAGTTTGACAAGTCATTAATTGGAAAACATGAATCTGGGGTAAGTTTTAAGGTCCTATTTTGATTGAAATTCAGAACGAAGGCTTGGGTTAATCATGTTTTGGAGGGTTAACAATAACGTTTGTTTGATTTTTACAACACTTTTTGGACTGCTCACTGTTAATTTATTACGATAGATTTGTACTGCTTAATAATGACAGGGGTGTCTATTAAGATATAATCAAAGGATAAAACTGATGATAAAATTTGAGATGTACGGGAATTATTATACTATAGTTAAAGCAGACCCTGTTATAACCACAGTGTCTTTGTTATTGGATATGTACATCAAGTACTGACTAGTTTAGTCACCTCTCTGCCTCCATCACAGAGTATCTAGATATGTTTGATGCAAGTCCTGTTTCGAACCAGTCTAAGATTGAGCAACAAAGGTTATTCTCAGAGCCGGTCAGGATTGTTGAGAAGTATCCTTCTGGTGATGAAGGTGATTTGAAAAAAAAGCACATGGTCTGCGTCAATTGGTTGCTTTCTGAAAAGCCCTTAGACTTGGAAACTGAGCTAGCTCTTGGGTTTTTGGACCATCTTATGCTGGGCACTCCTGCCTCTCCACTGAGGAAAATCTTACTGGAGAGTGGTCTAGGAGAAGCCATTCTTGGTGGTGGGATTGAGGATGAGCTCCTACAACCGCAGTTTAGTATTGGATTGAAGGGTGTTTTGGATGATGACATTCCAAAAGTAGAAGAATTAATTATAAATACCTTTAAGAAATTAGCAGAGGAAGGCTTTGACAATGATGCGGTAGAGGCTTCCATGAATACCATTGAGTTTTCCCTGCGGGAAAATAACACTGGATCTTTCCCTCGTGGCTTGTCACTTATGCTTCGATCCATTGTAAGCTAAAACCAGCTCTTTTTATTGTCTATGTTATTCAAAAGTTTGTTGGCTTATAATTCCTTAAAATTATAATCAACAGGGTAAGTGGATATATGATATGAATCCATTTGAGCCACTGAAATATGAAGAGCCACTGAAAGCCTTGAAAGCAAGAATAGCTGCAGAAGGACCCAAAGCTGTGTTTTCTCCTTTGATTGAGAAATTCATCTTGAACAACCCTCATCGTGTAACTATCGAGATGCAGGTAAAGTAGGTTGAATCCtttcataatttcatttctCGTGTCATTATATTTGATTTTACTAGTTCTCATTTTTCCTTCCTTCGGCAGCCGGATCCAGAGAAAGCTTCTCGTGATGAAGCAACTGAAAAGGAAATCTTGCAGAAAGTTAAAGAAAGCATGACTGAAGAAGATCTTGCTGAACTAGCACGTGCCACACAGGAATTGCGGCTGAAACAGGAAACACCTGATCCACCAGAAGCTTTGAAATGCGTTCCATGCCTTTGCCTTGAAGATATTCCTAAAGAACCTACTCGTGTTCCAACAGAAGTAACCATTTCAATCCATATCTGACTGCAGTAGACATTGTCATCTGCACTATAGTTTAGTTTCTAATCTCATTCTCTTTAATATAATCTACCTGCAGATTGGGAATGTTAATGGAGTAACCGTCTTACAACATGATCTTTTCACAAATGATGTTCTTTATTCTGAAGTTGTTTTTGATATGAGTTCACTGAAGCAGGAGCTTCTCCCTCTGGTACCTTTATTCTGGTAAGTGATGGAACTTCATTAGTTTGTTTGTCATTGCAGATAGCTTTAACTTTTTTCATTTCAACAAATATGTAGAGATGTATCAAATCATCGCTCTAGGGAAGGAAATAGGTGCCCTGTCTACTGAGTGCTCAACTGCTCAGATTGACAAATAGCTTTTCATTTGCATTCATATTTTTGAAGCTGGCTGAAGATTAATGACCTGAATAAATCTTGTGTGCCTCCTCCAAATAGCAATTATTAATTTGTAAGATTCCTTCAGGGAATTCGAAAGTCAGATGTGCAAAACATAATTTATGACCTTTTAGGGCATTTTGCTTGAGGATGTTGCATAAAGAGATCAATCatagtttaaatttaaattttaaatttagatacAGCAGTTCTCTCATCAAAATATTTCGTTAAAATATTGCAATTATAGCCAAGGAATTTAAGATCAAAGCCCAGGATAAAATAACTTTTGTTCTTGAGCTTGTGACTTTTAGAAATACGTTATATTTGTCACAATAAGAGGGAAAAAGTTATAGAAGTTTTGTAGTAAAATATTGTCTTATATCAAAAGAAATGATGAACAGAGCCTTTTTTATATGCTCCGTTGATGTTGAGATGAGATGTATAGAAGTTTTCTGAGCTAGCTTCCTATACTTTCAGTAGCCTATTATCTTTTAGATGATATCAATCATTAAAGTGTAGTCGGTCATAAGCATGGGATTTGATCGAAATTTGGGAGGGACTTTATCTGAATGATAACATTCCTTG
It contains:
- the LOC103495227 gene encoding presequence protease 1, chloroplastic/mitochondrial-like — its product is MEKSVLLRSLTCSSLVCNRIFFRSAHRLRPSTLPLRSSSVSRKLHRLNHSFSRRSLLPRQLKSLPAYSQSCSFHFRKQFSSLAPRAVASPPAHSPPEFAEVSDEVAEKLGFEKVSEEFIGECKSKAVLFRHKKTGAEVMSVSNDDENKVFGIVFRTPPSDSTGIPHILEHSVLCGSRKYPVKEPFVELLKGSLHTFLNAFTYPDRTCYPVASTNTKDFYNLVDVYLDAVFFPKCVEDFKTFQQEGWHYELNDPSEDISYKGVVFNEMKGVYSQPDNILGRVTQQALFPDNTYGVDSGGDPRVIPKLTFEEFKEFHGKFYHPGNARIWFYGDDDPVERLRILKEYLDMFDASPVSNQSKIEQQRLFSEPVRIVEKYPSGDEGDLKKKHMVCVNWLLSEKPLDLETELALGFLDHLMLGTPASPLRKILLESGLGEAILGGGIEDELLQPQFSIGLKGVLDDDIPKVEELIINTFKKLAEEGFDNDAVEASMNTIEFSLRENNTGSFPRGLSLMLRSIGKWIYDMNPFEPLKYEEPLKALKARIAAEGPKAVFSPLIEKFILNNPHRVTIEMQPDPEKASRDEATEKEILQKVKESMTEEDLAELARATQELRLKQETPDPPEALKCVPCLCLEDIPKEPTRVPTEIGNVNGVTVLQHDLFTNDVLYSEVVFDMSSLKQELLPLVPLFCQSLLEMGTKDLTFVQLNQLIGRKTGGISVYPFTSSIRGNDKACTHIIVRGKAMSGCAEDLFNLMNCILQEVQFTDQQRFKQFVSQSKSRMENRLRGSGHGIAAARMDAKLNSAGWISEQMGGLSYMEFLQTLEEKVDQNWTEISSSLEEIRRSLLSRENCLVNITADEKNLTKSEKFVGKFLDLLPNQPIIKNSTWNARLSSDNEAIVIPTQVNYVGKAANIYETGYQLDGSAYVISKFISNTWLWDRVRVSGGAYGGFCDFDSHSGVFSFLSYRDPNLLKTLDVYDGTVDFLRELELDDDTLAKAIIGTIGDVDSYQLPDAKGYSSLLRYLLGITEEERQRRREEILSTSLKDFKNFADALEAVRNKGVVVSVASPEDVETAHSERPGFFQVKKAL